A portion of the Cydia fagiglandana chromosome 7, ilCydFagi1.1, whole genome shotgun sequence genome contains these proteins:
- the LOC134665981 gene encoding protein THEM6-like — MCTTRDVDIFFTHMNNARYLRALDFSRIHFYDRTGLYEKLAAVKGAALMGASTIRYRRPLDIFSLYKIETKMLCWDEKTVFLEHKFITLKDNFVRAIVLSRTHIVGLDLPTAMADVPEANNMKTFPEEVVQWQQCLETASARLRKKD; from the exons ATGTGCACCACTCGAGACGTGGACATTTTCTTCACACACATGAACAACGCGCGCTACCTCCGAGCGCTAGACTTCTCCCGCATCCACTTCTATGACCGCACGGGGCTCTACGAGAAGCTCGCGGCGGTCAAAGGCGCGGCCCTGATGGGCGCTAGTACTATACGCTACAGAAGGCCGCTTGACATATTCAGCCTTTACAAAATAGAGACCAAG ATGTTATGCTGGGACGAAAAGACGGTCTTCCTCGAGCACAAGTTCATCACGTTGAAGGACAACTTTGTACGCGCCATAGTGCTCTCACGGACGCACATAGTCGGTCTCGACCTACCGACGGCCATGGCGGACGTCCCTGAAGCGAACAACATGAAAACCTTTCCAGAGGAGGTGGTACAGTGGCAACAGTGCTTGGAGACTGCGAGCGCTAGACTTAGGAAGAAGGATTAA
- the LOC134665976 gene encoding large ribosomal subunit protein bL20m, giving the protein MVFLTVTNLIRVRGPDEFWRKRRIFRLAAHYIGRRRNCYSVAVRNVHRALAYATKARELKKQDMKDLWNTRITAACEQHNITQFQLKEGLDRANIMLDRKSLSNLASWEPRTFESLAAVAKEKLRLDGFVDTVDKKYPTGINLNLKDVMLEQWLKEKK; this is encoded by the coding sequence ATGGTGTTTCTAACTGTTACAAACTTAATCCGGGTCCGAGGCCCGGATGAATTTTGGCGGAAAAGGAGGATTTTTAGACTAGCTGCTCATTACATCGGTCGACGCAGAAACTGTTATTCCGTCGCTGTGCGTAATGTACACCGAGCGCTCGCATACGCGACCAAGGCCCGAGAACTGAAGAAGCAAGATATGAAGGACTTGTGGAACACAAGGATCACTGCGGCGTGTGAGCAGCACAACATCACACAGTTTCAGCTTAAAGAGGGTCTCGACCGAGCCAACATTATGTTAGACCGCAAGTCACTCTCCAATTTGGCCTCTTGGGAACCACGGACTTTTGAATCACTAGCTGCTGTGGCTAAGGAGAAGTTACGGCTCGATGGATTTGTGGACACGGTTGACAAAAAATATCCAACTGGCATCAACCTAAACCTGAAGGATGTCATGTTAGAGCAATggttgaaagaaaaaaagtga